In Leishmania braziliensis MHOM/BR/75/M2904 complete genome, chromosome 29, a genomic segment contains:
- a CDS encoding putative DNA repair helicase yields the protein MNIGDSGNIFVEKAHPAYAHVIDFLISCCEPVSRTQHMEQYRMDSSSLSAATAEGTYSLAMIEVILRHFRLNTAQELPVDLERCAALERLASELDESNESAEVDGLWASQAAVATKAASSLFAVHTPLPRCLYDVDLTGTLLASLNRPSADDAASSTLFSPHMRNDTLKTRIKSEKVEEEEGELLSAGGEGASALEPVLPRTAAPFPRPRSPATRVLQLFRPSSPAPASTAVMLRSPTADSQLKQAAPSAARPLISLAVVRPADVQRPLPELLAQMLKEEEKASRVQIVLQPGLRRFHQFEASRGAFFASTSATCRAAAPKGRNGAATGTPADRDDQQLFYFVQSRQRVHLELVLPALKEFLKPVVICGVERWILSDVDRSPLMNTSDIKDAERLTRDAGRPAVLRLLYEFPHVGTVSERTTTASTASRFVYKCQVRDGKLREVKERLFSKFGIRADCYYDYVQDRTLYVPNLTLARHVRLRPYQVASLERFRRGQRAHQGVIVLPCGAGKTLTGIGAAATMQTTTIVMCINNMSVFQWKREFLRWTDLTEDEVTVCTAKVKQRPGKVFITTYSMVIAKRGNADGAAAEESRAILQAMAAQPWGLLLLDEVHTALAHHFQDVLNTIKYKCVLGLSATLLREDDKIGDLRHLVGPKLYEANWLDLTRAGFLANVECAEVQCPMPPLFLQEYRDIQRTRTLLGTHAHRSHSGSRAGNGKRRRESVFQDDEDAREDEDHDEENGGAYRGRGRGHDLCGYLPSRSLRLASCNPYKLWCTQALLAFHQQRSPPDKAIIFCDYLADVRFFAHHLHLPFMDQRTSEAERANLLQYFQHSNDVNAIILTRVGDVALDLPCASVVIQVSGLGASRRQEAQRLGRILRPKPPSLDNTCAYFYTLVSQDTADVSTSYKRQSWLRDQGFAYRILHCDRVLHEFVRVGGRLCCVGPPQWWYQTHLTVSAAASSEMEVGAGVGVAHHDGLYWARFSAEASALVEAAFQHGRATCTLRGSDLGRDTPRPSSEELGRYPLLSTESWKVTFSSADAPQTFGTVLIGEGAPSSPLRERRVRRGCLDRSHQCISAAADHESRCISFARGAVLRGRNTRDSDSVIVAE from the coding sequence ATGAACATCGGTGACTCGGGCAACATCTTtgtggagaaggcgcacCCCGCTTATGCCCACGTGATTGACTTCCTCATTTCCTGCTGCGAGCCAGTCAGCAGAACCCAGCACATGGAGCAATACCGCATGGACAGCTCCTCCTTGTCCGCAGCCACTGCCGAGGGCACGTACTCGCTCGCTATGATTGAGGTTATTCTCCGACACTTCCGACTGAACACGGCCCAGGAGCTGCCCGTTGACCTTGAGCGATGCGCAGCACTGGAGAGGCTGGCGTCCGAGCTGGACGAGTCGAATGAGAGCGCTGAGGTAGATGGCTTGTGGGCTTCTCAGGCCGCGGTGGCGACTAAGGCTGCGTCTTCGTTGTTTGCTGTTCACACACCACTGCCGCGCTGCCTCTACGACGTTGACCTGACAGGCACCCTTCTGGCCTCGCTGAATCGCCCAAGCGCCGATGACGCTGCATCTTCtactctcttctccccccacaTGCGGAACGACACCTTAAAGACGCGTATCAAGTCGGAaaaggtggaagaggaggagggcgagctTTTGTCCGCAGGTGGTGAGGGCGCCTCCGCGTTGGAACCGGTCTTGCCTCGCACCGCGGCGCCTTTCCCCAGGCCCAGGAGCCCGGCTACCCGCGTCTTGCAGCTTTTCCGTCCCTCATCACCAGCACCGGCATCTACTGCCGTTATGCTGCGCTCGCCTACCGCTGACTCTCAGCTTAAACAAGCGGCGCCAAGCGCAGCACGGCCGCTCATCTCCCTTGCTGTTGTGCGGCCTGCTGACGTCCAGCGGCCGCTTCCAGAGTTGCTGGCGCAgatgctgaaggaggaggagaaggctTCTCGCGTGCAGATCGTTCTGCAGCCGGGCCTGCGGCGCTTTCATCAGTTTGAGGCGAGTCGCGGTGCCTTCTTTGCCTCGACCTCCGCCACGTGCAGGGCTGCCGCACCCAAGGGCCGAAACGGTGCTGCCACCGGTACTCCTGCCGATCGAGACGATCAGCAGCTCTTCTACTTTGTTCAGTCGCGTCAGCGGGTGCACTTGGAGCTCGTACTACCGGCCCTGAAGGAGTTCCTGAAACCGGTTGTCATCTGCGGCGTTGAGCGCTGGATCTTATCCGACGTCGATCGGAGCCCGCTGATGAACACAAGCGACATCAAGGACGCTGAGCGACTGACGCGAGACGCCGGACGACCTGCCGTGCTGCGCTTGCTGTATGAGTTTCCGCATGTCGGCACCGTATCTGAGAGGACGACAACGGCGTCAACTGCCAGCCGCTTTGTGTATAAGTGTCAGGTGCGTGACGGAAAGCTACgggaggtgaaggagcgcCTCTTTTCAAAGTTTGGCATCCGCGCTGACTGCTACTACGACTACGTGCAAGACCGCACCCTGTATGTGCCGAACCTGACCCTCGCACGCCATGTTCGTCTGCGACCCTACCAGGTGGCGTCCCTCGAGAGGTTCCGTCGAGGGCAGAGGGCGCACCAAGGTGTCATCGTCCTTCCATGTGGGGCTGGCAAGACGCTCACTGGCattggcgccgccgccaccatgcAAACCACCACGATTGTGATGTGCATCAACAACATGTCTGTCTTCCAGTGGAAGCGCGAGTTTCTGCGCTGGACGGACCTGACCGAGGACGAGGTGACGGTGTGCACCGCGAAGGTGAAGCAGCGACCAGGCAAGGTCTTCATCACCACCTACAGCATGGTGATTGCAAAGCGAGGCAACGCCGACggggctgctgcggaggagtCGCGAGCGATCCTGCAGGCCATGGCTGCGCAGCCGTGgggtctgctgctgctggacgaggTGCACACCGCTCTTGCACACCACTTCCAGGATGTGCTGAACACCATCAAGTACAAGTGCGTGCTGGGGCTCAGCGCGAcactgctgcgcgaggaCGACAAAATCGGCGACCTACGTCACCTTGTGGGGCCGAAGCTGTATGAGGCTAACTGGCTCGACCTGACTCGCGCCGGCTTCCTGGCGAACGTCGAGTGCGCCGAAGTGCAGTGTCCGATGCCGCCCCTATTCCTGCAAGAGTACCGCGATATCCAGCGCACTCGTACCCTTCTgggcacacatgcacaccgtagccacagcggcagccgcgccggGAATGGAAAGCGTCGCCGTGAGAGTGTCTTTcaggacgacgaggatgctAGGGAGGACGAGGACCACGATGAAGAGAATGGCGGTGCCtacagagggaggggcagaggacATGACCTCTGTGGTTATCTCCCCTCGCGCTCTCTGCGCCTCGCCTCCTGCAACCCGTACAAACTGTGGTGCACGCAAGCGCTTCTCGCCTttcatcagcagcgctctccGCCAGACAAGGCGATCATCTTTTGCGACTACCTCGCCGacgtgcgcttcttcgcGCATCACCTCCACCTGCCTTTCATGGATCAGCGGACgagcgaggcggagcgggCAAATCTGCTACAATACTTTCAGCACTCGAACGACGTGAATGCCATCATCTTGACGCGTGTCGGTGATGTCGCGCTGGACCTGCCCTGTGCCTCTGTCGTGATTCAGGTCTCTGGCCTCGGGGCGTCGCGCCGACAGGAGGCGCAACGCCTTGGCCGCATTCTGCGTCCCAAGCCGCCGTCTCTCGACAACACGTGCGCCTACTTCTACACCCTCGTCTCGCAGGATACGGCGGACGTCAGCACAAGCTACAAGCGACAGAGCTGGCTGCGCGATCAGGGTTTTGCCTACCGCATCTTGCACTGCGACCGCGTTCTACACGAGTTTGTGCGCGTGGGAGGGAGGCTGTGCTGTGTCGGGCCACCTCAGTGGTGGTATCAGACGCACCTCACCGtctccgctgcagcgtccTCGGAAATGGAAGTGGGGGCGGGTGTTGGGGTGGCGCACCACGACGGGCTCTATTGGGCCCGGTTTTCGGCCGAAGCCTCGGCCCTCGTCGAGGCGGCGTTTCAGCACGGACGAGCAACTTGCACCCTGCGCGGCAGCGACTTGGGCAGAGACACCCCCCGGCCCTCCTCTGAGGAGCTTGGGCGGTACCCTCTGCTCAGCACTGAGTCATGGAAGGTcaccttcagcagcgccgatgCGCCGCAGACCTTCGGCACTGTGCTCATTGGCGAAGGTGCGCCGTCCTCTCCACTGCGTGAGCGCCGTGTGCGTCGTGGCTGCCTGGACCGCAGCCATCAGTGCATCTCTGCGGCGGCCGATCACGAAAGTCGCTGCATTAGTTTTGCCCGAGGCGCTGTGTTGCGTGGACGAAATACGCGAGACAGCGACTCTGTGATCGTGGCTGAGTAG